The genomic region CCCAATCGTTTTCTGTAGGCGCAGGAGTCACTCCAGAATCTTCTGTTGTGCTAAATGATGCGGAAACATTGCCATCTTCCACTAGGTCAATTTTTTTTGTCGTAATCGTTACGTCAGTCGAACAAGCCGCAGTCGCCACTTCCTTCCCAAACAACTTATCGAACTGCTCGCTGAGTCCAAAAAGAAAAGTATCTCCAGCAGAGACTTGGCCACTACAATTTTGAAATAGGATGAATGAGAGACAAAGAATCAAAAGAGAGGATTTGATCTGTTGGTGAAAGTTCATAAATAATTTCCTGTTTCCAGTGGTTGGGTTGGTCCAATTGTTTTTGGCAATCAGATCGGGGCAACGAAAAACCTATGAAGAACAAATTTTGAATTGGCCTCCAAATATGCGTTAGTTGGTGGTGAAAAAACTAGCAGTTTGTAGTGAAATCCAAGGGGAGTTTTTAGTGTGAACTCCTAATGTATGTGTCAACTTTATGGTAGAATGATTTTACTTTTTATTTCTAAATCTGTTAATTTTAGCTGAACTAATTTTCATTTGATTTTCCCAATCACTTCTCAAGATAAGGACTGTTGGCTTTATGCGTAAAAGAATATACTTATCAATCATAATCCATTCCACCTTCCTTTTGTTATTTGTTATCAATTGCAATAGTATTGTAAAACAAGAATGGAAGGATTCAGTTGCTTTTCAAAAATTCTGCGGATGTGTCACTCCTAAAGAGGAGAAAGCTGGCGACTATTTGGGAAGTTTACCAGTAGGTTCTTTGGATAAACTGGGAACTTCGGAATATTTGGAGAAATTGTATAAAGGTCTTCGCGGTGATTTTGAACACTCCGGAACGCCATTTGAAGAAGTGGGAGGAAGTCTTGTTGGAAAAGGGGTCGAACTCAAACGAATTGAAGATGATGAAAAACGTCTTAGAGAACTTTTAATTGTCATTGATGGAGACGTAGCTTTCCCATCTGGAAAATCAACTCTCACTCCAAAAGCAAAAGAACTCATCGCTAAAGTTGGGGACGCTATGGATGCTTATCCTGAAACTAATTGTCGAATTGGCGGACACACGGATAGTGTGGGGGCTTTTTCGATGAACCTAAAACTTAGTAAGGAGCGTTCTCAATCCGTAA from Leptospira bandrabouensis harbors:
- a CDS encoding OmpA family protein; this translates as MRKRIYLSIIIHSTFLLLFVINCNSIVKQEWKDSVAFQKFCGCVTPKEEKAGDYLGSLPVGSLDKLGTSEYLEKLYKGLRGDFEHSGTPFEEVGGSLVGKGVELKRIEDDEKRLRELLIVIDGDVAFPSGKSTLTPKAKELIAKVGDAMDAYPETNCRIGGHTDSVGAFSMNLKLSKERSQSVKLELKLIHRIVEERFKEVDGFADLHKIVDTMLAEKKNRRTEIYVGTVRIVY